The following proteins come from a genomic window of Gossypium raimondii isolate GPD5lz chromosome 5, ASM2569854v1, whole genome shotgun sequence:
- the LOC128040983 gene encoding RING-H2 finger protein ATL43-like, translating into MASLVASSLCVYQKVSKRWFVGSGSGHEVECVVCLSKVCKGEKLRSLPICHHSFHLDCIGSWLRVRPTCPLCRISVAPERNFLIASLLSLAKRLGKWVENPLYLELRTAVCESFGYI; encoded by the coding sequence ATGGCTTCCCTCGTTGCCAGCAGCCTCTGTGTTTACCAAAAAGTGTCGAAACGGTGGTTTGTAGGTAGCGGAAGCGGCCATGAAGTTGAATGCGTGGTTTGCCTCAGCAAGGTCTGCAAAGGGGAAAAGCTCCGGTCGTTACCAATATGCCACCATAGTTTTCATCTTGACTGCATCGGTTCATGGCTCAGAGTTCGTCCCACTTGCCCTCTTTGCAGGATTAGCGTAGCGCCTGAAAGGAATTTTCTCATTGCTTCCTTGCTTTCTTTGGCTAAAAGACTCGGAAAATGGGTCGAGAATCCACTTTATTTGGAGCTTAGAACGGCAGTTTGTGAGAGTTTTGGCTATATTTGA
- the LOC105768874 gene encoding uncharacterized protein LOC105768874, whose product MPLLDIASAQPSLQGPLVPVRVQTLFHGQLLSNPWKSSKLPKRVNFSVGHLENPSGRLQIRAVATLEPKCSVPKEDEHNKSQLGGDSSPSSTRLESLKSGDSDEEPDEREKLRRMRISKANKGNTPWNKGRKHSAETLQRIRERTRLAMQNPKVRMKLVNLGHTQSKETREKIGTGVRMGWEKRREKLMVQETCHFEWMNLIAEASRKGYLGEEELQWDSYKVLDEQLVKEWLESVEQRKTMPRPKGSKRAPKSLEQRRKIAAAIAAKWADPDYRERVCSGLAKFHGVSDGAERKPKRKPTTSSQSRQSPSKKKANETNYSTTSETISPIERLRMRRRNKPLYMDPMASSKLEMLKNIRAQRAAEELKKTEAVEQARLLIAEAEKAAKALEIAAMKSPVAQASLIETRKLIAEAIQSIESIEGGCVTSNENGGYISVDSAEPVGQVEKKMQSEKSTLSQSDQKEVNGNQFLSLSKNEDFNFHNFMFPRIVNGDSDEQLTSPGLNNYSLSTLDFQSLIKESDSPKQFNQLETNRIINGTKVELKDNNVASKAVAAVTKKWVHGRLVEVIEEAS is encoded by the exons ATGCCTTTACTAg ATATTGCCAGCGCTCAACCTTCCTTGCAAGGTCCTCTGGTTCCAGTGAGGGTTCAAACCCTTTTTCATGGCCAACTGTTATCAAATCCATGGAAATCCTCTAAATTGCCAAAAAGGGTCAATTTTAGTGTGGGACACCTGGAGAATCCAAGTGGAAGACTTCAGATTAGGGCTGTTGCCACCCTTGAACCCAAGTGCTCTGTTCCAAAAGAAGACGAACATAATAAATCACAGCTTGGTGGTGATTCAAGTCCTTCGTCAACTCGGCTTGAATCCTTGAAGTCCGGAGATTCAGATGAAGAACCGGACGAAAGAGAAAAGTTAAGACGGATGAGAATTTCTAAAGCAAATAAAGGAAACACACCATGGAATAAAGGCAGGAAGCACAGTGCCG AGACCCTTCAGCGGATAAGGGAGAGAACAAGGCTTGCAATGCAGAATCCTAAG GTCAGAATGAAGTTGGTTAACCTTGGACATACTCAGAG CAAAGAGACGAGAGAAAAAATTGGAACTGGAGTACGAATGGGATGGGAAAAGCGGCGTGAGAAGTTGATGGTGCAGGAAACTTGCCATTTTGAGTGGATGAACTTGATTGCTGAAGCTTCCAGGAAAGGCTATCTTGGTGAGGAAGAGCTTCAGTGGGATTCATACAAGGTGCTAGATGAGCAATTGGTGAAGGAGTGGTTGGAAAGTGTTGAGCAAAGGAAAACGATGCCTAGACCAAAAGGTAGCAAGAGAGCACCAAAATCACTTGAACAAAGAAGGAAAATTGCAGCAGCCATTGCAGCCAAATGGGCTGATCCT GATTACCGTGAGAGAGTTTGCTCTGGCTTGGCAAAATTTCATGGCGTTTCAGATGGAGCTGAAAGAAAACCGAAGAGGAAGCCAACAACTAGTTCCCAGTCTAGGCAGAGTCCTTCAAAGAAGAAAGCTAATGAAACTAACTATTCTACTACTAGTGAGACTATAAGCCCAATCGAGCGGTTAAGGATGCGTAGAAGAAATAAACCACTTTATATGGATCCTATGGCAAGTTCCAAGCTTGAGATGTTAAAGAACATCAGAGCACAAAGAGCTGCTGAAGAATTGAAGAAAACTGAAGCTGTTGAACAAGCAAG ACTTTTAATTGCTGAAGCTGAGAAGGCTGCAAAAGCCCTTGAGATTGCTGCAATGAAGAGCCCTGTTGCTCAAGCTTCACTCATTGAAACCAGAAAGCTTATAGCAGAAGCAATTCAATCAATCGAATCAATAGAGGGAGGATGTGTTACATCCAATGAGAATGGTGGATATATTTCTGTTGATTCAGCCGAACCAGTTGGTCAGGTTGAGAAGAAAATGCAGTCAGAAAAAAGTACTTTGAGTCAATCCGACCAGAAGGAAGTGAATGGGAACCAATTCCTTTCATTAAGTAAGAACGAGGATTTCAATTTCCATAACTTCATGTTCCCAAGGATAGTGAACGGTGACAGTGATGAGCAACTTACTTCTCCAGGCTTGAATAATTATAGCTTATCAACGCTTGACTTTCAAAGTTTGATTAAGGAGTCTGATTCACCAAAGCAATTCAACCAGTTGGAAACAAATAGGATTATCAATGGAACCAAAGTTGAGCTGAAGGACAATAACGTGGCTTCTAAAGCAGTTGCTGCTGTAACCAAGAAATGGGTCCATGGTAGGCTTGTTGAAGTGATTGAAGAAGCTTCATAA
- the LOC105768875 gene encoding 26S proteasome regulatory subunit 7A, with the protein MAPEPEDEIKDEKNPRPLDEDDIALLKTYGLGPYSTSIKKVEKEIKEMAKKVNDLCGIKESDTGLAAPSQWDLVSDKQMMQEEQPLQVARCTKIINPNTEDAKYVINVKQIAKFVVGLGDKVSPTDIEEGMRVGVDRNKYQIQIPLPPKIDPSVTMMTVEEKPDVTYNDVGGCKEQIEKMREVVELPMLHPEKFVKLGIDPPKGVLCYGPPGTGKTLLARAVANRTDACFIRVIGSELVQKYVGEGARMVRELFQMARSKKACIVFFDEVDAIGGARFDDGVGGDNEVQRTMLEIVNQLDGFDARGNIKVLMATNRPDTLDPALLRPGRLDRKVEFGLPDLESRTQIFKIHTRTMNCERDIRFELLARLCPNSTGADIRSVCTEAGMYAIRARRKTVTEKDFLDAVNKVIKGYQKFSATPKYMVYN; encoded by the exons ATGGCACCAGAACCAGAAGACGAGATCAAGGACGAGAAAAACCCACGACCTCTCGACGAAGATGATATCGCCCTTCTCAAAACCTAT GGATTAGGACCTTATTCAACCAGCATAAAGAAAGTTGAAAAGGAGATCAAGGAGATGGCAAAGAAAGTAAACGATTTATGTG GCATCAAGGAGTCAGACACTGGGTTAGCTGCACCCAGCCAGTGGGACCTTGTCTCTGACAAGCAAATGATGCAGGAGGAGCAACCACTtcag GTGGCAAGATGCACAAAGATAATTAATCCAAACACAGAAGATGCTAAGTATGTTATCAATGTTAAGCAAATTGCTAAG TTTGTTGTTGGGCTGGGCGACAAAGTTTCCCCCACTGATATAGAAGAAGGCATGCGTGTTGG GGTTGACCGCAATAAATATCAGATACAGATTCCCTTGCCTCCTAAAATTGACCCAAGTGTGACCATGATGACAGTGGAAGAGAAACCAGATGTGACATATAATGATGTTGGTGGATGTAAGGAACAGATTGAAAAGATGCGAGAG GTTGTTGAATTACCCATGCTTCATCCAGAGAAATTTGTGAAGCTTGGAATTGATCCTCCTAAGGGTGTTCTTTGCTATGGTCCTCCTGGAACTGGCAAGACACTTCTTGCTAGAGCTGTTGCAAACAGAACTGATGCTTGCTTCATTCGTGTTATTGGAAGTGAGCTGGTTCAGAAGTATGTTGGTGAAGGAGCTAGAATGGTTCGAGAGTTGTTTCAG ATGGCACGTTCAAAGAAAGCGTGCATTGTGTTCTTTGATGAAGTTGATGCCATCGGGGGTGCACGCTTTGATGATGGTGTGGGGGGAGACAATGAGGTTCAGCGTACTATGCTTGAGATTGTGAACCAGCTTGATGGCTTTGATGCTCGTGGAAACATCAAAGTCCTGATGGCAACAAACAG gCCAGACACACTAGATCCTGCATTATTACGTCCTGGACGTCTGGATCGCAAGGTCGAGTTTGGTCTTCCTGATTTGGAGAGTCGGacacaaattttcaaaattcacacAAGAACAATGAATTGTGAGCGTGACATTAGATTTGAGCTTTTAGCCAGGCTTTGTCCTAATTCCACTG GAGCTGACATAAGAAGCGTGTGCACAGAGGCTGGAATGTATGCCATTCGGGCTCGGAGAAAAACTGTGACAGAGAAAGACTTCCTTGATGCTGTGAACAAAGTGATCAAAGGTTATCAAAAGTTCAGTGCAACTCCCAAATACATGGTTTACAATTAA